One segment of Argiope bruennichi chromosome 11, qqArgBrue1.1, whole genome shotgun sequence DNA contains the following:
- the LOC129956973 gene encoding 60S ribosomal protein L27a-like isoform X2 — translation MLSSTYGKHRKHPGGRGNAGGMHHHRINFDKYHPGYFGKVGIRNFHLKKNQKYMPIINIDKLWSLVSEKTRLQYKDHPEGKAPVIDVVNAGYYKVLGKGRLPRQPVIVKARFFSREAEAKIKSVGGACILTA, via the exons ATGCTTAGCAGTACATATG gaaaacaTCGTAAGCATCCTGGAGGTCGTGGTAATGCTGGTGGTATGCATCATCACAggataaattttgacaaata CCATCCTGGATATTTTGGTAAAGTTGGCATAAGAAATTTCCATCTGAAGAAGAACCAAAAGTATATGCCTATCATAAATATTGACAAATTGTGGTCTCTAGTTTCCGAGAAAACGAGATTACAGTACAAAGATCACCCTGAAGGCAAAGCTCCTGTCATTGATGTTGTCAATGCT ggTTACTACAAAGTTCTTGGTAAGGGCCGATTACCAAGGCAGCCTGTTATAGTGAAAGCAAGATTTTTTAGTAGAGAAGctgaagcaaaaattaaatctgtTGGCGGAGCATGTATATTGACTgcgtaa
- the LOC129956973 gene encoding 60S ribosomal protein L27a-like isoform X1, which produces MSTHKKKTRKLRGHVSHGHGRIGKHRKHPGGRGNAGGMHHHRINFDKYHPGYFGKVGIRNFHLKKNQKYMPIINIDKLWSLVSEKTRLQYKDHPEGKAPVIDVVNAGYYKVLGKGRLPRQPVIVKARFFSREAEAKIKSVGGACILTA; this is translated from the exons ATG tcTACACACAAGAAAAAGACTAGGAAGTTGAGAGGACATGTTAGTCATGGTCATGGCCGAATAG gaaaacaTCGTAAGCATCCTGGAGGTCGTGGTAATGCTGGTGGTATGCATCATCACAggataaattttgacaaata CCATCCTGGATATTTTGGTAAAGTTGGCATAAGAAATTTCCATCTGAAGAAGAACCAAAAGTATATGCCTATCATAAATATTGACAAATTGTGGTCTCTAGTTTCCGAGAAAACGAGATTACAGTACAAAGATCACCCTGAAGGCAAAGCTCCTGTCATTGATGTTGTCAATGCT ggTTACTACAAAGTTCTTGGTAAGGGCCGATTACCAAGGCAGCCTGTTATAGTGAAAGCAAGATTTTTTAGTAGAGAAGctgaagcaaaaattaaatctgtTGGCGGAGCATGTATATTGACTgcgtaa